The Corvus hawaiiensis isolate bCorHaw1 chromosome 9, bCorHaw1.pri.cur, whole genome shotgun sequence genomic sequence CTGATTAACCAGGTACCTCAGGACTACTTGAAAATGTGCATGGAAATTCTAACTTTAATTATTCAGGCCATTATATAATTAtgcagggccaggttggatggggcttggagcaacatGGTCTATGGAAGGGGTCCCTGCcaatggaactggatgagcttcaaggtcctttccaacccaaaccattccaggattctattccatgattctgtgaagatgTTCATTCTGAAATCTAGTGTGGTGACTCTGAGAATATTTGCATATTACATCCATAAGTAGAAATGTGataaacagaaagcaaacagaaactgTCATCTGGGTTATTTGACCAATTATAAATATCAAGCACAATTCTGAATTTTGCATTGAAAAACTTCACGGCAGACACATTGTAATCGTGCTGtagcaaggaaagaaatgaaaactaatCATTTGAAACACTGTTATAATTGAAATCTATGTACAGACACTGTGTAATCCACCTGcaatatttcctcttttttaacaTATTGGTATTTGTAATaccaattaatatttttcactatttttttacctttacaTGTGTCTCCTGAGTTCTGAAGAGCCAAAAAGCTGCTGCAGTTCTACAAGAGGAATTCCTGATGCAACAGCCATTCCTGCAGTTCATAATTATTACTCTGGTATTCATGAAGCTGTTAATTACACCACTGCTCTTCTGCTGAGACCGGAAGATAACGGTCAGAGacctaaaaatgaaaattttcgTTATATTTTCAAAGTTCAAAATGTTAACAACTGGAAATCTCTTGGAGGTTTTTGAAGGAGAATTCCCTCTGCTAACAGCTAATCCCATCTGTGGTTTCTGGGCTTTCTGCAACATCCTCTTTTTGAATATCCCAAAGTTCCCTGCTTGTTCCCTGGGTCACCTGTTTGGGCTGGATTTACTGGGGGCAAAGAGAGCTGCACATCCAGAGTCCCAGCTCCATGTGCCGCAGGAAGCTCTCAGTGACACCTGCCAGCAGGAAAACTCTTGCcccatcccttttttccccatattaTGGATATGTTCAGCCTAATTCACAGAAATTCCTCATCCAGCATCTAAACCAGAACAAGGTAAGTAAGTGATGGGCCAGGTCTGAAGCCAGTGAGTTTCCACATCCAGTTCCTGCTCTCACAGTCCTGATTTTACTGGATTAAAGTCACTTGCCAGGACATTGaaatttccttccatttctttAGCAGTTATCCAGAATAGTTCCTTAAAAGTACCTGTGTGCTTCCAGATTGAAAGCctgtgttcatttttttaacttcatttctAACAATACCAGCTCAAAATGTCTCTGTTAGAAACGAGAACCCACTGTTAGGTGGTTTTTGTCACCTGAAATGATTCAATTGTGGCCCATCAAGGCTGAATGCTGGAAAAAGGATCCAGTCAGACAAACAGGGGGAAATGTGAAGGCCTCTTTTATGCACCTACGAGGCTGAGTGCTGCAGTAGGTGAGCCCAGCTCAAAAAGATTTTGAATCAGAGGATCTCTCCCTTGCCTTAGGGGTTCCAAGGAGGCTTTATCCAGAGCTGTACTGAGGGGGTTTGGAGaatcccacccctccctcccagcccagctgaagGGCTCCCTGTGGTGCCGGCGCCTGCAGCTGTTGAGTGAATGtttctcacacacagctcaATCAAACCAAGGCTGTCGGGGGAAGATGATCCAAGtagcctggagaggagaggtAACCCACGGGGAGCTGGAGAATCCAAACCCTCCCACCAACCCTTTAAAATGTACCTTAACACTTCACAGAGTGCTCTGACTCTGATTTTggtttttcactctttttctgGCATCATTAATTGTTCACTGTTTCATACCACAGACGTAATTTTTAGTGCACCAAACTTAGCTAATTATGTTACCAATaactaaaattattattattatatcaAGGCAGTACACGCAAACCAAGGATAAAACAATTCCAGTATGAAGAGGCAACAGAATTTTCACCAAAATCTAACaactattaattttttatcatGATTCCATTTGAACTGTAAATATTCACATAGGGGTTACCAGCAGGAGTAAAATAAGCTACTTGATGTGTAACTGCATGGATTCTTAGAGACTGGAGGGTTGTAGCCCTGATGTTTGCCAGAGGTTGAGATGCTGAAGTGATTTTTGGAACCCCACTTCTGTTCTGTCACTGCAAGATGTGAATTCACATGGTACCAATTACTGGATCTTGGACAAAACAAGTAGCAGTGAGAAGAAACCCCTGTGGTTTTTATGAGAATAGTAAGTAGAAGtcaagaaaacatttcatgCCAAGTGGATCAGGAAAGCAGGAACTGGAGGAGGATTTTTTGGTATCACTGCAGCATCTTGCCTGTGATTTTCTATGTATTGTTGGTTAATATTCAGTTTTGTGCTGAAACTTTGCACCAGAACTCAAGGTAGAGATATTTTACAAATTTAATGGAGTTCAAAGCTCAGAAATCAGGCTTTTGTCTCCAAAAATGTGCTCCATGATTTCAAAACTATCCAGCTTTGCTGAGGACTTTGCTGTCACAGAGTGGGAGCATTTGGGAGCTGAGGGCTGAAATGGTGAATTAAGTGAACACTCAGCATAAAGCGAATGTCCTGaacacactgaaataaatgttgatttttctttcttctgaacaAAGATCTTTccttataaataaaataaacactaGGGAGCTGGAAAATTCATTTCAGCACATATATATACAAATCATATATCACTCCATGCTTTTCGTCTTGTAACAGGGTGATTAAATATCTAATTTTTCCGCTAATTAGGGCTTTTTAATGGTCGAGTCTCAACACTGTAAACAGAAATGAATGAACTCTTTACCTGGATACACACAAAGGGTGGCACCCAGCGTTCTGTTGTGGCTCCTCTTTGCTCCCAACAAGGGTGATGGATCCATCAGCTGAAGgattatggaatcatggaatggtttgggttggaaaggaccttagagatcatcatAGTTCAGGAtggcccaggctgcccaggggctgctggctaATGGGTTGTCCCAGCAACCACAAGGAGGGTAAGACTCCTCAAGCAGACTTACTGTATCTGCCAGGATCCTGGAAAAGTGCAAAAGAGAGGACAGAAAACTACTTGCAGGGCTTTTCCTCCTGATTTTGGTACTGTATCACTCTGGCCTCTTTCTGCGGTGAGCAAATCACAGTAAATggtatttttatccttttataTATTACATGCTTGCAAAAATTGCTGACAGGAACTGCCAACAGGCTTCTCTAATCACTATAATGCTGCTtcactggcaaaaaaaaaaggctttttgttttaaCCCAGACCATCTGCTTTGGAGGCTTTTAATGATGCAACTACACTGGCATTTACAGAATTGACACTTctctgctgtgacctcagagggGGGGATAAGTTCCAGAGGGATATGCAGGAAGAAGGGGGGATGTTAAACTGGTGACCAGTCTGAAGGAGACAAGAGATGCGTGAGGAAGGTGTGGAGCTGCAGATTTGGAACACATTTAACCTCAATTCCTCTTTCAAGTAACATTTTCCTGAAAACAAAGACGTCACATCCCGCCCCCCCTCCAAAGGTGCTGTGAGTAACAGCAGCTCCTACAGCATCGATAGGATATTTACTCAGTGATTCACCCCCTTCCTCCAAGTGTTTATCTGCCTGCCCTGACCACATCCAGTCACCAATTACTAGCTGGGAAAGGCCTTACAAACCCATGGTCAAGGCACTCCAAACAGTCGGGCACAGGCTGAGGCTTTGGTGTCAGCGCTCAGTGCCAGGGGTTTGCACAGGGGAATAAATCCATCAGCACTTTCCTGGAGTTTGCAACTGAATCTGCATCTCCTCTCACCCACAAAGAGCTTTTGGATTACTTCAGAAGACTCTTGGTTAGGCCTTTAAAACAGAGGAGGCAACAGATCTTCACACAGCTGTTGCATATTCAAACTGTacaacagcagccactcagagATTCCGCACACCTGCGCAGGTAAAACCAACAGGTTTTGACCCGTGAGAgttattttccttctgatttgGGTATCATCACCAGTTACCTGCATTCTCAGAATaaaattctgttcttttcaGCTCCTATCAGTGCAATTTAGGACAGACTGGCCCTGCAACAGGGAATTGTACACACTATTAATTATGTACACACTGTTAGTTATGTACACATTATTAATTATGCCTTAACCAGAAGATAATTCTGCTCCTTTAAGATAATTCTTCTCTCTTTGCTCTGTACATTTTTTGCAGGAGTAAGGCAAAACAGAAACTCACATTTCTCAGTGATGTAAGCAAAAGGACACATCGTTTGTCCTCTCCACATCAGCTGTGTTCCCACAATTGGAGTTATTATGTGATTATTCATGGATTTGTCAGCTCTTTGTGGCAACAGACTGAGAAGCAGGGAAGGCTAAACTAGAGTTAAAAACACTGTCATACTGTGTTAAATGATGTGAAAAGTTATTGTGGCTAAGGGTTTGATACTAATACATATTTTCTAGAGGTGCTGTAATACAGCTGCTGTCTCATACAGCTGTGATGAACGAATGTGCACAGAACTTCCATGACTCAATGGATCAGCCTCATCTTTTGGCACAGTTCGGGAAGACATCCCTGGCTCTCTGCCTGGGGATTCAGAAAACCTCAAACCACCCAAAATAAGAAGCTGGACAGTATGGGAGCATCTGATATACCCTCAGTGGGAATGGCATTTACTTACTGAGGATCCGGATCCCAACTTCTCCTGTATCTTCTAACTACTTCAGTTAACTTCTTGTATTCTCTTGGATCTTccagcaattaaaataaataaacttctTAATATTTCATATCAAATCCAGATTCTCTCTCAGCACACCTGCCCAGGCTCAGCTCTTCCTTTGGGATAGATGCAAGTGAGAATTACTTTCTTATCAAATCTGTTTTGAATCAAATCTATTTTAGAATGATGTAAGTCCTGAAAAACGCTGCAGGACTGTCCAAGTCTGTTAGCACTtttaagtaaacaaacaaaccctgcTTTAATCTAGCCCAATTTCCAGGCCACCATGGTCAGAACTCAACTAAAAGCTCTTTGggtattaaaaaacaaaatctaaATATGAAACAGAAGCTCCACAAGGAGGAGGGCTCTGTGGGAACCCTCCTGCCTTTGGTCTGACAATCCAAAAAGTGTGTTCTGGTTTCCCCCAGCATCCGGTGCACTCCAGCAAAGTTTCTAAGTTTAAACTTCACTCAAAGCTTCAGTGTTCCTTAAATGGCGCAGCTCAGCttggctggcagagctgcagctcatgGTAAAGGAAGCCACCACCACATGAACGTTTTCCCTAAATGCTGCTCTATATATTCTCAATGCTCAGCTCAGGAGTCGCTAAAATAAGCTCTGAAAATAACAACTTCAAACACTTCACAAGGCTGCAGCCTCTCAGAGGGGCTGGGTTCTCCTACCTCGGGGTGCCTTAAACAAAGGATGCTCCATGCCATGGCAAGAGAGGAAGGCTGAGCCCAGCTGGAGAACTAACATAAGTCAATTAGGATCCGTTGGCTCTTAATTAGAGGATTTGTTATTGATCCCAGGCTGCCTCCCAGTACAAACTGGTGGCTGACGCCTTCTCTCTGGGATAAACAGGCACTCAGAAATGTGGGGGCTGAAATGTGAAGAGTGTTTCTTTATCCTTTAATCTAAGCAAACAGCATTCAGCTTTCaggagaatgaaataaaattactctttttaaGCCTGAGAAAAAGCCCTCTCTGTTACATACAGCAAATTCTGCCTGTGACCACTGATTCTATCTACTGGAAAACTTGTAAATTAatgaagaatcacagaatcatttaggctggaaaagagcttTGAGGtcaagtccagctgttaacccagcactgccaaagccaCCACAATATAAGCCAAGAAATTAACTGCAAAAGGTATTCTTAAAAATTCTGCAAATTAAAATCACATATAATGAAATTGCTATGCAACACCAGTGGTTTAGAGATAATGTCTCCTATGGAAGCCTAACACTTAATTatggaaaatgaaataagaaGCATGAGAATTATAATTGGATAGGAGTCACTGATACATTCACAGAACTGAGAACTCAAAAATCTTATGAATCCAGGGAAATGATATATGGATCAACTTTAAAAGGAGCCCAGAAACACCAGGGAGCCCAAATCTCACTTCAAACACATATCCAAGTATTTCTATCTGCAATTCCTCCTCTAGGAAGCTGAGCACCACCAACAACTCTCTGAAATTCAGACTTCTTCAAATGTATTCTGCTTTATATGGATTTCTGTCAGcactccttccttccccattaTCACCTGCACCACAGAGAGCACAAGAATTCACATGAAATCCCACAGGAAATGCAAAAGATCTCTGTAAAGCTGCACAGTGACTTCTGTCTCCTCTTCAGCTCTTCACAAGTTTCTCAAAGTGTTGGGAGAAAAGAGTTCTGGCCAcaccagggaaggagggaagaactGGAATGAGCAACAGCCATccccaaaaatgccccaaagCAGCTGGATTGGTGCAGCAACTGTTGAATTCATGCATGGGCTCCATCAGGAACCATTTGTGGCTGTATCTGTCCCCATAATGTGTCTGGATCAGTGGTTTTGTTAAATTACATTGttcagtccagaggaggccccggagctgctgcagggctggagcccctctgctctggagccaggctgggagagctgggggtgctcacctggagaggagaaggctccagggagagctcagagcccctggcagggcctgaaggggctccaggagagctgcagagggactggggacaaggcctggagggacaggacacagggaatggcttcccagtgccagagggcagggctggatgggagattgggaaggaattcctggctgggagggtggggaggtccTGGCAGTGGTGACTCCCTGGAGTGTCTGTGCTGCCCTTGAATGTTACATTTGCTCTGGCAGAGCATCTCTGCCCACTTCTCCCTGGGCTCTCCCTGGtccagcacagcccttccccCTGTCACAGGGTTTGGGACAGCCAGAGGGACCCTGGCACATcccacggggcagcagccaccaccTCCCACAGCTCCACCTGCATTGAGTTTTTTGATACAAGGGAGCACAGCACTGAAGAGTGTCCTCTCTGCTGTAGCTgtaaaaggataaaaaatataattttaaattattatatctcagcaaattttaattattaCCTGTAAGATTTTTTAATAACATATATAACTTATTTACCTACAAATTCCAGCCCATGCTGGATACTTTCACTCACTAACATATTAGTCATCACTTAATCATTGCTACCCAGCCTTATTAATATGTATAGTATGGATAAAGAGCTCCCTGGCAGGGATGCATTTTAATGAAGGCACTGAAAGGCAACACGCAGTAATTTCCAGAAGGCTGACAATAGCAAACCGAAGCAGCCCAGGGATGGGATGAGgcgtggaaggaaaaaaatcaaattagttTTGGTATTCTAACGATAAACTTAATTTGAGAGAGGACACCTGGGGCATAGGACACACAAGGAAAGGGACACCCAGGGCACAGGACACCCGTAGTACGGCACACTCGGGGCACGGGACACCGGGAGCACAGGATACATATGGCACAGGACACCAGGGACAGAGGACACACATGGCAAGGGACTTGGACGGCACAGGACACCGGGGCGGGCCGCCGCGCGGAGCCGCCCGGAGAGGCAGGCGCGGACCGGACGGGGTAAGGAAGGGGCGGTGGCGAGAGGGTCCGGCCGGGCCGCGGGGTGCGCGGGGTAGGCGGGGAGCTGAGCCAGCGGGGGCCGGGGAGCTGAGCCAGCGGGGGCCGGGGAGCTCCGGCGGAggggccgcggccccgcgctccCTGCCCGGGCtcgggcggccccggcgccgccgcgCTCCGCAGGCCCGGCTgggcccgcccggcccggcctggagCGGGGGCGTCCCCTCCCGGCCGCCATGGCGCGGCAGGCACCGAGGGTGTCCCCTCACGGCCCCCGCGCCAAGTAGGTGTGTCTCCTCACGACCGACTGGAGTCCGAGCGTCTCCTCGCGACCCCCGTGTCAAGGCGGGAAGCAGTGGTGTCCCCTCCCGACCCCCGCGGGAAGAAGGGAGCCGGGAGTGTCCCCTCCTGAGCCCCGTGGCGGGGCTGGAGTCAGGGTGTCCCCTCATGTCGCCTGCGGGAACAGGGATGTCCCTTCACGACCCTGCGAAAGGGCGGGAACAAGGATGTCCCCTCACGAACCCCGGCAGCAAAGCGGGATCAGGAATGTCCCCTCACGACTCCGCGAAGGGGCGGGAACGGAGGTGTCCCCTCACGACCGCCGTGGCACGACTGGAGTCAGGGTGTCCCCTCAGGTCCTCGGCGGGAACAGAGGATGTCCCCTCACGACCCCCATGGCAGCGCAGGGACGGGGGTGTCCCCTCACGACCCCCACCGAGGGAATCCACGCTATAGTTCCCGTCGCTGAATGCCGTTCGTTGTCCCTCAGCTCTCGGGGCGATGTGGAGCCCGGCCCCGCTGTGCGCCCTGGGCCGGCGGCGCCCCGGCCCCTCCGCGCCGCTGCAGCCCCTGACCCGCCTGCTCCAGAGGGAATATGGGGAACAACCCCCGACCCGCCTGCTCCAGAGGGAATATCGGGAGCTGCCTCTGccgaggcagggctggggaaggacgCACCACCTGCCTCCCCGCCGATTTGTGAGTAATAAACCCAAATCCAGGCGGCATCCCAAAACATTCCCAGTTCTAGATGGACGTGTCCCCGCCGTGTACCGACATGTGTTTGAAGCGAATTTAAGGAACAGCGAGGCTGTGATTAACAGGTAATAAAccggttttgtggggttttaaaAGTGTTGCTACTTGTAACATGGTGTGAGAGTCACTTACGGGCACTTATGCCCCATGGAGCAACgtagctgcccctggatccctggcagtgtccaaggccaggttggatggggcttggagcaggttgggacagtggaaggtgtccctgctcatggcaggggtggcactggatgagctttaaggtctctctCAGCACAAACCAGTCTGTGAAGCGTTGACTGAAATACCCAAATCGAGGTGcaaactgtatttaaaatagcGCTATGTGTTGTTTTGCATATATTGCCAAGAAGTACTTTTTCCAGACCTTCCTAACATTTGTTTCGTGTTGCGTTTTGAATGCAAAGACGTAAATGGTGACTCACACACTCCTGACAAAGTAGGGGATGGGTGCTGCAATCCATCGTGATTTACagataaaacaggaaaatgtgttttatgtGTTTGTCCTGAAAGATCAGATGGCAAAATTGCAAAGGCCTTTGTTCAGGGGAGTGATCCACGAGCTGGAAGCAAAGCTTTGGAAAACACACTGTGCCCTCCTGTGGTGGCATTGAGGACATGATTAAAATCCTTAGCTTTGTCCTCCGGAGTTTTTCCACCCTTCACAGCGTGCGGGGAGCCGCACTCGGATCATAGTGCTGTGTGAGTCTTTGTGTCAAACAACATTTACAGTTAAAGGTAGTGCATCTGGGGGAAAAATGTGTTTGAGATAAAGGGAGAACTTGGTTTATTTAAGACCAAAATTGAGATTTGTTTGCAGTTTATTCAGTTTTTTACCTATACACAGTGCTGCCCTGACAATAACAATAGGTAATCACTTCCTCCTTGTGACACTGCAGTGTTCCCTGCTTTTAGTATATCTTCCAGATTTAGTAATTTATTCTACTTCTCAGTTACTGATTTTTGTCAGATAAATTTGTTGCAGGAACTGACAGaggaagctcttggctggattCTTCTGTGGAGTAGTTGGAACGTGGAGGTTCATGCTGAATTAGGACAGACACATTATGATAGCCtcattattatatattatattatttgctttattaaacAGTTTCTGGATAACAAAAGTGAAATGTTTGCTTAATCTGGAAATGTGACTTTATCTTCATTTTCATGCCATTTGTGTGAAAACTGGGCAATCTATTTAAGTTCAACCTGCTAAAGGGTAGCTTGTAAGGAGAGTGGTTTGGGTCaggaaggacctcaaagccctcccaagggcagggacacctcccactgtcccaggctgctcccagccccaatgtccagcctggccttgggcactgccagggatccaggggcagccccagctgctctgggcaccctgtgccagggcctgcccaccctcccagggaacaattccttcccaatctcccatccagccctgccctctggcagtgggaagccattccctgtgtcctgtccctccaggccttgtccccagtccctctgcagctctcctggagccccttcaggccctgccaggggctctgagctctccctggagccttctcctctccaggtgagcacccccagctctgccagcctggctccagcgccgaggggctccagccctggagcagctccggggcctcctctggacaGGGCAGGTTGagcttctcatccaccagcaccccagaTCTTCCCAGGGCTCTTCTCCATCCAttctcccccagcctgtgtcAGTCCTTGGGATTTTCCACCCAGGAcctgcacttggccttgttgaggTTCTTCCAGCCCCACCTCTCCACCTGTCCGGGTCCCTCTGGAAGTCATCCGTCCCCTCCAGCGTGTGACCGCACCCCACAGCTCTTTGTTCCCATGAACCGAAACTTGGTTTTTTCCATCAGATACTCGGAACTGCTGGAGAGGGTGAagaaaggagggggagaaaacGCCGTCCTGCGGCACACGCAGCGCAACAAGAAGCTGTTCGTGCGGGAGCGCCTGAGGCTGCTCCTGGATGATGGGGATTTCCTGGAGCTGTCCCCGCTGGCAGGGCTGGACATGCCCTACGGGGATGTCCCTGCTGCCGGCTGCCTCACTGGTAATGCCTGGCAATGGAATGTTGGGGCgactgggaaaggaaaaggggaggaaaaaggatGCATGGAATAAGTTTAATGGGATATTTTAGTATCTTAAGTGCTTTCCTAGGAAAAGTGAACACTAGTTTTATCCAGTTCTTATTCCCAACAGGGAAGAGTTCAGCCACTGCTGTATTGTTATTCTGGGAAATCTGGgtgaaacctttaaaaaaaaagtctttcgtTTCTTCTAGATTTAGTAATTTATTCTATTTACCAGCTACTGATTTTCATCTCAATAAATGTAGGGTGACGTGTCAAATCAGCTATTGCCTCTTAAAGGAGAGGGGACAAAGTTATGGTGAGAAACAGGAGCCGTGACATACATTTTGAAGGGTTTTTCAAATCGTAGACAATTGCATTTTCTATTCAAACATTGTCTCTTTAAACTGAAACAGctcttcaaaatgaaatttcattgaAATTCAATGAAATTCAATTTCATTCAATATCAGTGAAATTGCATTTCGAAGAGTGGTTCCAGTTAAAAAAGTAGCTAGAAGAACAGtatgaaaaccttttttttttatcactgattgttgtatttttcagttttataggggtaatttttaattgcttcccCTTTATCTCAAGGTCGGGAGTCacagtgtaatttttttgttacattGTCACCAGAAGCAAGTAAATTTATTTGAGGTTCTGTCTTCTGtaatttagattatttttttacaatacTGTTATTCCAGAGAAGAGGGTAGATTTCTTCCCTGTGTGatattttcaatttaatttgGAGCTTCTTGATGTAGCATTACTGAAAAAAACTCCTGAAAATATTTGCCCCCCTTGTTTTGTCTGTTATTTTAGAGAGTCCTGATAAATATCTGTGGTACCACTTTCAGGAATTGGCAAAATCTGTGGGGTCTGGTGTGTCTTCATTGCAAGTGATGCCACTGTGAAAGGAGGAACAATTTACCCAATTGGAGTGAAAAAACAATTAAGAGCCCAGGAAATTGCCATGGAGAACAGGCTGCTGTCTGTGCACCTCGTGGACAGTGGGGGAGCCTTCCTACCCCTGCAGGTACTGCTggcacctctgcagagcagaaaacatCAGTATTTATTTCATCACTTGGGCTAATCTTGCATCTCCTGCCTAATCAGAGATCAGAAACTCCAGTGAGTGTGCTGAACTGCCTTTGTGTCTTTAGTAAATGAGAACATGGTGTGAGGTGTCTATTTTCACTTCACAATCCTTAAagtattctgtattttattgtCCTGTTTGTGCCAGTGATGCACTGAGCTCTGTGGCCTTTAAAAGCGGAGTTTTTGCAATTCTGACTGCAAAGTAAGAATTTGAACAGGATCTTTTGCAAAATGCAGAGATCATCCTCTCATGGAGACTGTAGTTGTTCTCTCTGCACACTGAGGGCAAGCACACAGGAAAAGTTTTTACCTGGAATTGTATccaaaactaagaaaaaaggaaagtgctgaAGGCATTTCACAGATAAAGTAGAACCACCACCCTTCCCTTCTCTACATTTACAGTCAGTTTGTGTAGAATATATTGGTTTCAGAAAAAATCACAAGATTTAACCTCTGCTTTCAAAGCACACGGGTATTTTGGGGGCATTTGACAATGTATAAAGGAATAAATACCATAATGAATGGTATATATGAAAGGTTTGGGAGTGATTATTAATGGCGACCTTCCCAGTGTCACTTTTGGTGCGTTTGGGAATGAATGGAGTGAAGAGGAACCATCAGCTtttgtatttaatattaaagatccctttttcttttccctgtcccTCAGTCAGAGCTGTTTCCTGACAAGCTGCACGGTGGCAGGATTTTCTACAACGAGGCAATCATGTCTGCCATGGGAATCCCTCAGGTACTGTGGCATGGGGAGTGCAAGGGGGTGTGGGAAAGGTACAAATGGGTCGTAAATCTTGCTCCTGCTGGTATTTCTGTCTCTGGTTTGTCCTTCAAGCTGGGATTTAGcactttctgcatttctgaaacAACTTTGGgctttggtttttgcttttcctgtccCCTCTCCAGCATGGCTGTGGTTTGTGTCCCCTCAGGTGGCCGTGGTGTGTGGCTCCTGTGTGGCTGGAGGTGCCTACGTGCCCACCATGGCTGAGGAATCTGTGATCATAGATAAAACTGGGACACTGTTCCTTGCTGGGCCACCCCTGGTGAAAGCTGCTACAGGGGAAGATGTCTCTCCTGAGGACCTTGGAGGAGCCAGGCTTCACTCACAGTATGTGGAATATTCTCAAAAATAGGGAGAGAATTTGGCATGCTCGGCTTTAAAGGAATGTGGCACTGGCATTTCAGATCAGGGCTAAGAGTGGAACCTGTGGTTACACTGGTTTGCCTTCTTGGGTTCAGGGGTTTGGGTTAAATCGGTcaaattaaagtaaaattagGTTATTTGTGGGGTGAGGCAGGGACTGGACAAGTTGGATTTGGATCTCTGTTATTCCACATACTTTTTGAACAACTTCAGGCAAGTCATTTCCCCTGTGCCTCACAGGGAGCAGTTACAGAAGAGTGATG encodes the following:
- the LOC125330291 gene encoding biotin-dependent 3-methylcrotonyl-coenzyme A carboxylase beta1 subunit-like isoform X2, with translation MWSPAPLCALGRRRPGPSAPLQPLTRLLQREYGEQPPTRLLQREYRELPLPRQGWGRTHHLPPRRFVSNKPKSRRHPKTFPVLDGRVPAVYRHVFEANLRNSEAVINRYSELLERVKKGGGENAVLRHTQRNKKLFVRERLRLLLDDGDFLELSPLAGLDMPYGDVPAAGCLTGIGKICGVWCVFIASDATVKGGTIYPIGVKKQLRAQEIAMENRLLSVHLVDSGGAFLPLQSELFPDKLHGGRIFYNEAIMSAMGIPQVAVVCGSCVAGGAYVPTMAEESVIIDKTGTLFLAGPPLVKAATGEDVSPEDLGGARLHSQVSGCTDHFAPSEEEAYECIRNVVSTLNCEPVPEEDRDHDSPLYSPEELLGLAPLDYGCTLPVKLILSRLVDGSRLQEFKAAYGTTLVTGFGHVEGYGWEQSPSKWMGMHFSTAFVSSAGFTPFQSSLGFKRENHGIVKVGKDLSDHESNCPCLFCRHLVGIVANNGELAHDAALKGSHFVQLCGQRGIPILFLQNTAPQPAGPASISQCGRSFSPNFLFLWPNARVALVDSRHFPTVPPAGAWTGEELELKQLKAKLEEESSAFYSSSRLWDDGIILPQDTRKVIAQCLEIMEQKKSQAVSPCPYPIIRM
- the LOC125330291 gene encoding biotin-dependent 3-methylcrotonyl-coenzyme A carboxylase beta1 subunit-like isoform X3 is translated as MWSPAPLCALGRRRPGPSAPLQPLTRLLQREYGEQPPTRLLQREYRELPLPRQGWGRTHHLPPRRFVSNKPKSRRHPKTFPVLDGRVPAVYRHVFEANLRNSEAVINRYSELLERVKKGGGENAVLRHTQRNKKLFVRERLRLLLDDGDFLELSPLAGLDMPYGDVPAAGCLTGIGKICGVWCVFIASDATVKGGTIYPIGVKKQLRAQEIAMENRLLSVHLVDSGGAFLPLQSELFPDKLHGGRIFYNEAIMSAMGIPQVAVVCGSCVAGGAYVPTMAEESVIIDKTGTLFLAGPPLVKAATGEDVSPEDLGGARLHSQVSGCTDHFAPSEEEAYECIRNVVSTLNCEPVPEEDRDHDSPLYSPEELLGLAPLDYGCTLPVKLILSRLVDGSRLQEFKAAYGTTLVTGFGHVEGHLVGIVANNGELAHDAALKGSHFVQLCGQRGIPILFLQNTAPQPAGPASISQAEAHSNRLKAQASMMAAVACAAVPKITIVIGGCFGSDSYVMCGRSFSPNFLFLWPNARVALVDSRHFPTVPPAGAWTGEELELKQLKAKLEEESSAFYSSSRLWDDGIILPQDTRKVIAQCLEIMEQKKSQAVSPCPYPIIRM